The proteins below come from a single Kosakonia sp. SMBL-WEM22 genomic window:
- a CDS encoding glycoside hydrolase family 1 protein, whose protein sequence is MSTKTVTIPPDFILGAAASAWQTEGWKDKREGQDSWPDLWYKNDRHVWHQGYGPAVATNFYQRFREDVQLMKQAGLSHYRTSINWSRFLTDYENGVVDERYAAYYDELFAEMARHGIEPMICFEHYELPGYLLETYGGWASKKVVELYLLYVEKVLARYHQKVTRWFTFNEPIVVQTRVYLDALRWPYEQNTSTWMQWNHHKNLATAKVVKLFREKGYKGSVGCILNPEVTYPRSRAPHDLLAAERYDLFYNRVFLDPMVKGHYPAELLALLEKHGVKWTYSDEELAIIRDNTVDELGINLYYPHRVKAPSRAWHPKTPFHPAYYYEPFELPGRKMNTSRGWEILPEIVFDMAMRLKNDYGNIPWFVAESGMGIENEGQFRNAQGTIEDDYRIDFIAAHLYQALRAREAGANCQGYMLWAFTDNVSPMNAFKNRYGLVEIDLQHNRDRRPKKSLGWFRKLRDERQLTLTLDDEVR, encoded by the coding sequence ATGAGCACGAAAACTGTCACCATCCCGCCTGACTTTATCCTCGGTGCCGCCGCGTCGGCCTGGCAAACGGAAGGGTGGAAAGACAAACGCGAGGGCCAGGATTCGTGGCCCGATCTCTGGTACAAAAACGATCGTCACGTCTGGCATCAGGGCTACGGCCCGGCGGTGGCGACTAACTTCTACCAGCGCTTTCGCGAAGATGTGCAACTGATGAAGCAGGCGGGCTTAAGCCACTACCGCACCTCCATCAACTGGTCGCGTTTTCTTACCGATTATGAAAATGGCGTGGTGGATGAGCGCTACGCCGCTTACTACGACGAGCTGTTTGCTGAGATGGCGCGTCACGGCATTGAGCCGATGATCTGCTTTGAGCACTATGAACTGCCCGGTTATCTGCTGGAAACCTACGGCGGCTGGGCGTCGAAAAAAGTGGTCGAACTCTACCTGCTCTATGTCGAAAAGGTGTTGGCGCGCTACCACCAGAAGGTGACGCGCTGGTTCACTTTTAACGAGCCGATTGTGGTGCAGACCCGCGTCTACCTTGACGCGCTGCGCTGGCCTTACGAGCAGAACACCTCCACCTGGATGCAGTGGAACCACCATAAGAACCTCGCCACCGCGAAAGTGGTGAAGCTGTTTCGCGAGAAGGGGTACAAGGGCAGCGTCGGCTGCATTCTCAACCCGGAAGTGACCTACCCGCGTTCGCGCGCGCCGCACGATCTGCTGGCGGCCGAGCGCTACGATCTTTTCTACAACCGGGTGTTTCTCGACCCGATGGTTAAAGGCCACTACCCGGCGGAGCTGCTGGCGCTGCTGGAGAAACATGGGGTGAAGTGGACGTACAGCGACGAGGAGCTGGCGATTATTCGCGATAACACCGTCGATGAGCTGGGGATCAACCTCTACTATCCGCACCGCGTCAAAGCGCCATCTCGCGCGTGGCACCCGAAAACCCCTTTCCACCCGGCTTACTATTACGAGCCGTTTGAGCTGCCGGGGCGCAAGATGAACACCTCCCGCGGCTGGGAGATCCTGCCCGAGATTGTGTTTGATATGGCGATGCGCCTTAAAAACGACTACGGCAATATTCCGTGGTTCGTGGCGGAGAGCGGCATGGGCATTGAGAATGAAGGGCAGTTTCGCAACGCGCAGGGCACCATTGAGGATGATTACCGCATCGACTTTATCGCCGCGCACCTCTACCAGGCACTGCGCGCGAGGGAGGCGGGGGCAAATTGCCAGGGCTACATGCTGTGGGCCTTTACCGATAATGTTTCGCCGATGAATGCGTTCAAAAACCGCTATGGGCTGGTGGAGATCGACCTGCAACATAACCGCGACCGCAGGCCGAAAAAGTCTCTTGGCTGGTTTCGTAAGCTCAGGGATGAGCGTCAGTTGACCCTGACCCTTGATGATGAAGTAAGATAG